TGGGTCAGGCGTTCCCTTAAATTGGGAATGTAGCCGCGCTCCTCCAGAAAGGTGTAGACGCGCTCCACCAGCTTCGGCCCCTCTGTCTGCCAGTCCAGGCCGCTGGCGTTGTGTGGGACTGGAACCAGCGTGTACGCGGCGTGGTGTCCGGCGGGAGCCAGCGACGGGTCGGTGAGTGTCGGCACATGCAGGTACTGGCTGAAGTCGTTGCCTAGCACCTTGTGGCCAAAGATCTCGGTCAGCAGCTCCTCGTAGCGCGGCCCCAGGATGATGTTGTGGTGGCGCAGGTTCAGCGGGCGGGCCGGGTCGTCGCGGAAACCGAAGTAGATCACCAGCAGGCTCATGCTCTGGCGGGCGGCCCGGACGCGCACGTCGCTGTTGACCAGACGGGCGGCGGCGGGGATGCGCTTAAGGTTGGTGTTGGCCCAGTCGCCGTTGCTTACCACGATGTCGGCGTGCATTTCCTGGCCACTTTCCAGTCTCACGCCACGCGCCGTCCGTGTGCCGATGGGCCGCTTCACGGGCTGGCCGCGTCCGTCCGTCACCAGAATCTCGTCCACGCCCGCGCCGTAGCGGATCTGGCCGCCCAGCTCCTCGAATTTCTGCACGAGGGCGCGGACCAGCGCTCCGGTGCCGCCCATCGCGTAGTGGATGCCCCAGGTCTTCTCCACAAAGTGGATCATGGCGTAGATGGCCGGAACACTCAGGGGATTGCCGCCCACCAGCAGCGTCTCGAAGGAGAAGACCTGCCGCATCTTGGGATTCTGGAAATACTTGCTGGTAAACGAGAACAGCGTGCGAACCGCGTCCAGGCGCATCAGGTCCGGTACGACGCGCAGCATGCTGGGCATGTCGCCGAAGTGGGTGTACCCCAGTTCCAGAAAGCCGCGCTCGAAGATGGCGCGGGCGTCGGCGTGGAAGCCCTCATACCCTTCCAGGTCTTCCGGGGCAAGTTCGGAGATCTGGCGGCGGGTGCTTTCGGGATCGCCGTCATAGTCGAAATAGGTGCCATCGTCGAAATAGATCCGGTAGAACGGCAGAATCGGCACCAGCTTCACGTACTCACGGGTGCGCGGGCCTCCGCTCTCGCCGGACTTGACGCGGGCGTCCTCCGCCAGCGTGTGGGGCGGGTAGTCCGGCTCGGCCAGCATCCCCCGGTCGCGTTCCAGGGCGAACAGTTCCTCAATGAAGTGCGGCACAGTGATCACGGTCGGCCCCATGTCGAACACGTAGCCGTCGTCGGTGCGCTTCTGATACGCCCGGCCCCCTGGCGCGTCCAGACGCTCCAGAATGGTGGTGTCGAAGCCCAGGCTTTGCAGCCGGATGCCCAGCGACAGCCCGCCGATGCCCGAGCCGATGATCAGGGCGGTCTTGCGCCTGCTGGAAGAAGGAGTGCTGGAAGCGAAAGAGGTGGCAGTCATGCTGTGCCCACTACAGCACGTTGAGGAGCGCGGGTCTGTAGCAAGAGGTCAAAGGCGTGCAGAGGCGGTGGCCACATTCAAGGGCCGCTGTCCGCTGTTGAGGTCAGCGTACAGCAACCATGAAATCTGCCGGCCGAATCAGCACGCCGTCGCCGTTGAAGACCGAACGGATGGTGTACGTCCCCGCAGGAACGGGCTGGTTCTGATCGTTCCTGCCCTCCCAGCGGATCTTCTGGAGTTCCCCGGTCTCACCGGGGGCCACGTTGGTGGGGACGATTTGCAGCGTGCAGATGGTGTCCTGCGGGGCAGCTCGAACCACCTGTCCGGCGGCGTTCAGCACCTCAAATTTCACGTCACACGCGCCGTGCTGCAATGAAATGGGGGCGTCACCCGTGTTGGTCAGCAACACGGTCCACATGTTCGTCTGTCCAGCCTGCACGCTTTGAGGGCCTTCCAGTCTGGCCGTGTGGGGTTGATTCAGAGGTGGGTTGATCGCAGGCAATGTCGTGACCGTCGAGGGGGTGACCGGGGTGGCTGGGGCGGGAGCCGCTGGCGTGCTGGGACGGGCACCGCCGCTCAGGGGCAGGGCGGGAATGTCGGCCACGCTGACCTGCGCGTGGGCCTGGGTGTGAATCACGGAACCGCCCAGCAGGGCCAGGGTCAGGAGAAGGGGTCTGTACATGCTCCCAGCCTGAAGCCCTAGACCTGACCCGGGGTGAGGACAGTTCAAGATGCGCCCACCGAACCGTCAGACAACCTTCAGCAGTGCGCTGCTCAGCGCAACAGCTTCAGCACGGCCGCGTACATGGCGACAAAGATCTGTTCCTCCAGTGGTTCGGGACGGTTCCAGGTGGCGCTGACGCACAGCGTCCGGCCCGCTTTTGTGGTGACCTGGGTGGTCAGATTGATCACGCCGATCTCGGAGCCACCCTTGAAGCTGACCCTCTCGAAGTCGGCGGGCGCGGCCACGCCAGGGTTCAGCTGGGTCTCGGGCAATGACGCCACATTGGCCATCAGGCGGCACAGGCGCTGGGCGCTGACGAACCATTCCACGTCTTGCGCGACTGTCTTGCCCTGCGCGAAGAGCCCGGCATTGGGCAGCGGCGCAGCGGTAGCCTGCTCCAGAACCTCGCGCCGTGCGTCCCGGTCCAGCCCTGCCGAGCGGTAGGCGCGCAGCAATTCAATGTTG
This genomic interval from Deinococcus humi contains the following:
- the crtI gene encoding phytoene desaturase family protein; its protein translation is MTATSFASSTPSSSRRKTALIIGSGIGGLSLGIRLQSLGFDTTILERLDAPGGRAYQKRTDDGYVFDMGPTVITVPHFIEELFALERDRGMLAEPDYPPHTLAEDARVKSGESGGPRTREYVKLVPILPFYRIYFDDGTYFDYDGDPESTRRQISELAPEDLEGYEGFHADARAIFERGFLELGYTHFGDMPSMLRVVPDLMRLDAVRTLFSFTSKYFQNPKMRQVFSFETLLVGGNPLSVPAIYAMIHFVEKTWGIHYAMGGTGALVRALVQKFEELGGQIRYGAGVDEILVTDGRGQPVKRPIGTRTARGVRLESGQEMHADIVVSNGDWANTNLKRIPAAARLVNSDVRVRAARQSMSLLVIYFGFRDDPARPLNLRHHNIILGPRYEELLTEIFGHKVLGNDFSQYLHVPTLTDPSLAPAGHHAAYTLVPVPHNASGLDWQTEGPKLVERVYTFLEERGYIPNLRERLTHSEYITPDYFEGTLDSYLGNAFGPEPVLVQSAYFRPHNRSEDIGNLYMVGAGAQPGGGTPSVMMSAKMTARLIAQDFGIHKDIRDGTPESVEQKVPEAAGAAD